A genome region from Canis lupus dingo isolate Sandy chromosome 7, ASM325472v2, whole genome shotgun sequence includes the following:
- the RGS8 gene encoding regulator of G-protein signaling 8 isoform X2, which produces MAALLMPRRNKGMRTRLGCLSHKSDSCSDFTAILPDKPNRALKRLSTEEATRWADSFDVLLSHKYGVAAFRAFLKTEFSEENLEFWLACEEFKKTRSTAKLVSKAHRIFEEFVDVQAPREVNIDFQTREATRKNMQEPSLTCFDQAQGKVHSLMEKDSYPRFLRSKMYLDLLSQSQRRLS; this is translated from the exons ATGGCCGCTTTACTGATGCCACGCAG GAACAAAGGGATGAGGACCCGCCTGGGATGCCTGTCTCACAAGTCAGACTCCTGTAGCGATTTCACAGCTATTCTTCCTGACAAGCCCAACCGTGCTCTAAA GAGACTATCCACAGAAGAAGCCACGAGGTGGGCAGATTCCTTTGATGTGCTTCTGTCCCATAAGT ATGGAGTGGCTGCGTTCCGCGCCTTCTTGAAGACAGAGTTCAGCGAGGAGAACCTGGAATTCTGGCTGGCCTGTGAGGAGTTCAAGAAGACCAGGTCAACTGCAAAGCTGGTCTCCAAGGCCCATAGGATCTTTGAGGAGTTTGTGGACGTGCAGGCTCCGAGGGAG GTAAACATAGACTTCCAGACCCGAGAAGCCACCAGGAAGAACATGCAAGAGCCATCcctgacttgctttgaccaagcCCAGGGAAAAGTACACAGCCTCATGGAGAAAGACTCTTATCCCAGGTTCCTGAGGTCCAAAATGTACTTAGATTTGCTGTCCCAAAGCCAGAGGAGGCTCAGTTAG
- the RGS8 gene encoding regulator of G-protein signaling 8 isoform X3 codes for MRTGQRQNKGMRTRLGCLSHKSDSCSDFTAILPDKPNRALKRLSTEEATRWADSFDVLLSHKYGVAAFRAFLKTEFSEENLEFWLACEEFKKTRSTAKLVSKAHRIFEEFVDVQAPREVNIDFQTREATRKNMQEPSLTCFDQAQGKVHSLMEKDSYPRFLRSKMYLDLLSQSQRRLS; via the exons GAACAAAGGGATGAGGACCCGCCTGGGATGCCTGTCTCACAAGTCAGACTCCTGTAGCGATTTCACAGCTATTCTTCCTGACAAGCCCAACCGTGCTCTAAA GAGACTATCCACAGAAGAAGCCACGAGGTGGGCAGATTCCTTTGATGTGCTTCTGTCCCATAAGT ATGGAGTGGCTGCGTTCCGCGCCTTCTTGAAGACAGAGTTCAGCGAGGAGAACCTGGAATTCTGGCTGGCCTGTGAGGAGTTCAAGAAGACCAGGTCAACTGCAAAGCTGGTCTCCAAGGCCCATAGGATCTTTGAGGAGTTTGTGGACGTGCAGGCTCCGAGGGAG GTAAACATAGACTTCCAGACCCGAGAAGCCACCAGGAAGAACATGCAAGAGCCATCcctgacttgctttgaccaagcCCAGGGAAAAGTACACAGCCTCATGGAGAAAGACTCTTATCCCAGGTTCCTGAGGTCCAAAATGTACTTAGATTTGCTGTCCCAAAGCCAGAGGAGGCTCAGTTAG